A region of Cyanobium sp. ATX 6F1 DNA encodes the following proteins:
- the glnT gene encoding type III glutamate--ammonia ligase, whose product MSLQAYAHTNGIAHFLVSFTDLFGVQRAKLVPASAMAAMERGGAGFAGFAAWLDLSPADGDVLAIPDPSSLMPLPWQPDVAWVAGDLALDGVAMEQSPRQVLKRQLERAERLGFSLRSGVEAEFFLLDSSGEALLDAGDRQSKPCYDQLALMRQLPLVAELLGSMETLGWGPYQADHEDANGQFELNWTFDHGLVTADRHAFFKVMVKTLAERHGGRATFMPKPFGGLTGNGCHCHISLWDAQGRNLFHDPAGELGLSALAYHFLAGLMDHSPALSCLTNPTVNSYRRLAAPPTSSGATWSPGGISYSGNNRTHMVRIPDDQRLELRLPDGAANPYLLQAVILAAGLDGIERQLDPGPRSDNDSYADPGAGPVQRPLPGNLGEALAAFAADGRLRQSLGEPFCRAYERLRGRQWQQFNSEVSSLEREHTLDC is encoded by the coding sequence ATGAGCCTTCAGGCCTACGCCCACACCAACGGCATCGCCCACTTCCTGGTGTCGTTCACCGATTTGTTCGGGGTGCAGCGGGCCAAGTTGGTGCCCGCCAGCGCCATGGCGGCGATGGAGCGCGGTGGGGCCGGTTTTGCGGGCTTCGCCGCCTGGCTGGATCTCTCCCCCGCCGATGGCGATGTGCTCGCCATCCCGGATCCCAGCAGCCTGATGCCCCTGCCCTGGCAGCCGGATGTGGCCTGGGTGGCGGGTGATCTGGCGCTCGATGGGGTGGCGATGGAGCAATCGCCGCGCCAGGTGCTCAAGCGACAGCTGGAGCGGGCCGAACGGCTGGGCTTCAGCCTCCGCAGTGGCGTGGAGGCTGAGTTCTTTCTGCTCGATTCCAGCGGCGAGGCCCTCCTCGATGCGGGCGATCGCCAGAGCAAGCCCTGCTACGACCAGCTGGCGCTGATGCGTCAGCTGCCTTTGGTGGCCGAATTACTGGGGTCGATGGAGACCCTCGGATGGGGGCCCTATCAGGCCGACCACGAGGATGCCAACGGCCAGTTCGAGCTGAACTGGACCTTCGACCACGGCCTGGTCACGGCCGATCGCCACGCCTTCTTCAAGGTGATGGTGAAGACCCTGGCGGAGCGCCATGGGGGCCGGGCGACGTTCATGCCCAAGCCCTTCGGTGGCCTCACCGGCAACGGCTGCCACTGCCACATCTCCCTTTGGGATGCCCAGGGCCGCAACCTGTTCCATGACCCGGCCGGTGAACTGGGGCTCTCGGCCCTGGCCTACCACTTCCTGGCGGGCCTGATGGATCATTCCCCCGCCCTCAGCTGTCTCACCAACCCCACGGTCAACAGTTACCGCCGCCTGGCGGCGCCCCCCACCAGCTCCGGCGCCACCTGGTCGCCGGGGGGCATCAGCTACAGCGGCAACAACCGCACCCACATGGTGCGCATCCCCGATGACCAGCGCCTGGAGCTGCGCCTGCCCGATGGGGCCGCCAACCCCTACCTGCTGCAGGCGGTGATCCTGGCGGCAGGCCTCGATGGCATCGAGCGCCAGCTGGATCCAGGCCCCCGCTCCGACAACGACAGCTACGCCGACCCCGGCGCCGGCCCCGTGCAGCGCCCCCTGCCCGGCAACCTCGGAGAAGCCCTGGCGGCCTTCGCCGCCGACGGCCGCCTGCGCCAGAGCCTCGGTGAACCCTTCTGCCGGGCCTACGAGCGTCTGCGGGGGCGCCAGTGGCAGCAGTTCAACAGTGAGGTCAGCTCCTTGGAGCGGGAGCACACCCTCGATTGTTGA
- a CDS encoding glycosyltransferase — MIQILEPLGWSAALGLALLLLLLEIRFGNAPRLQALPAEGTTEPAVQCGTFLRVVVPVFNERDNVVDCLEAILANRDPGLPWELVVMDDGSSDGTVDLASEAIRLRTEPLPLVRILEAGPRPPGERWCGKNWPASRAAALPWPPGDPSGQWLLFLDADVRLDPEALAAALFEASGSAGALGERSGADLLTLAPRLVCGCLAEWLVQPIVASLLGLAFSLEESNDPSETTAFAAGPFMLFRRRAYEAIGGHGAVAAEVVEDLALARAIKTSGHRLRYLIGTELVAVRMYRNLAALWEGWTKNWYLGLDRNPAAALGSAGLVLLLYTVPWALLPLTVMDPALAAPCGLAIALQLSLRVWSRLRFGTPITYWWLAALGGLLIALIVPASIWKTVTGRGWTWRGRSLA, encoded by the coding sequence TTGATTCAAATTCTTGAGCCTCTCGGTTGGTCGGCTGCCCTGGGGCTGGCCCTGCTTCTGCTTCTGCTGGAAATTCGCTTTGGCAACGCCCCACGCCTCCAGGCCCTGCCGGCCGAGGGCACCACTGAGCCGGCTGTGCAATGCGGAACCTTCCTGCGCGTCGTTGTACCGGTGTTCAACGAACGGGACAATGTCGTTGATTGCCTCGAAGCCATTCTTGCCAACCGGGATCCCGGTCTGCCCTGGGAGTTGGTGGTGATGGACGACGGTTCCAGCGATGGCACCGTTGATCTGGCCTCCGAAGCGATCCGCCTGCGTACGGAGCCTCTTCCCCTGGTGCGGATCCTTGAGGCTGGACCCCGTCCCCCAGGGGAGCGCTGGTGTGGCAAGAACTGGCCCGCCAGCAGGGCGGCGGCGTTGCCTTGGCCCCCCGGAGATCCCTCCGGCCAGTGGTTGCTGTTCCTGGACGCCGATGTGCGCCTGGATCCCGAGGCCCTGGCGGCTGCTCTCTTTGAGGCTTCAGGTTCAGCCGGAGCCCTGGGGGAGAGGTCGGGCGCCGATCTGCTCACCCTGGCACCTCGGCTCGTCTGTGGCTGCCTGGCCGAGTGGCTGGTGCAGCCGATTGTGGCCAGCCTGCTCGGTCTGGCATTTTCGTTGGAAGAGAGCAACGATCCCTCCGAGACCACCGCCTTCGCGGCTGGCCCCTTCATGCTGTTTCGTCGCAGGGCCTATGAGGCGATCGGTGGCCATGGCGCCGTGGCCGCAGAGGTGGTTGAAGACCTGGCCCTGGCCAGGGCGATCAAGACCAGCGGCCACCGGCTGCGCTATCTGATCGGTACCGAGCTGGTGGCGGTGCGGATGTACCGCAACCTGGCGGCCCTCTGGGAGGGCTGGACCAAGAACTGGTACCTGGGCCTTGATCGCAACCCCGCCGCAGCCCTTGGCAGTGCGGGACTGGTGCTGCTGTTGTACACGGTGCCCTGGGCGCTCCTTCCCCTGACCGTGATGGACCCTGCCCTGGCGGCACCCTGTGGCCTCGCGATCGCCCTGCAACTGTCCTTGCGCGTTTGGAGCCGGCTCCGTTTCGGCACACCGATCACCTACTGGTGGCTTGCCGCCCTGGGGGGGCTGCTGATCGCCCTGATTGTGCCGGCCTCGATCTGGAAGACGGTCACGGGTCGGGGCTGGACCTGGCGGGGCCGCTCCCTGGCCTGA
- a CDS encoding metallophosphoesterase: MEPRLISRRNLLRLLLGGGLTAGLLLRRGAGSEDALAIPVGAPTDSSSSAAELRWLAVADTGGGNSAQRAVGARMAAVHRQRPVDLVVLGGDNIYPNGDIAQIKDMFTIPYKSLLEAGVPFHAVLGNHDIRTGNGNPQVAYPPFGMKGRWYNLRRGPVEFFMLDTNVNADWGRQLPWLQQALAASAAPWKVVVGHHPIYSSGYYGNDGAAQARLGPLFRRHGVQLYINGHDHNYERTKPIAGTTYLVVGGGGAYLRDVNPNGNTARAISVHSFAELSARGNQLEIQAWDSSGSSIDRAVLDRSGQLVG; encoded by the coding sequence GTGGAACCCAGGCTCATCAGCCGCCGAAACCTTTTGCGGCTGCTCCTGGGCGGCGGGCTGACCGCTGGGCTGCTGCTGCGGCGAGGCGCCGGCAGCGAGGACGCCCTGGCGATCCCGGTTGGTGCGCCCACAGACTCCAGCTCCAGCGCCGCTGAACTGCGCTGGCTCGCCGTGGCTGATACCGGCGGCGGCAACTCGGCGCAGCGGGCCGTGGGGGCCCGGATGGCGGCGGTGCACCGCCAGCGGCCGGTGGATCTGGTGGTGCTCGGCGGCGACAACATTTACCCGAACGGTGACATCGCCCAGATCAAGGACATGTTCACCATCCCCTACAAATCTCTTTTGGAGGCCGGTGTGCCCTTCCATGCGGTGCTCGGCAACCACGACATCCGCACCGGCAACGGCAATCCCCAGGTGGCCTATCCGCCCTTCGGGATGAAGGGCCGCTGGTACAACCTGCGCCGGGGGCCGGTGGAGTTCTTCATGCTCGACACCAATGTCAACGCCGACTGGGGCCGCCAGTTGCCCTGGCTCCAGCAGGCCCTGGCCGCCAGCGCCGCTCCCTGGAAAGTGGTGGTCGGCCACCACCCGATCTATTCCTCGGGCTACTACGGCAACGACGGGGCGGCCCAGGCTCGACTCGGCCCCCTGTTCCGCCGCCACGGCGTGCAGCTCTACATCAACGGCCATGACCACAACTACGAGCGCACCAAGCCGATCGCCGGCACCACCTACCTGGTGGTCGGCGGCGGCGGGGCCTACCTGCGCGATGTGAACCCCAATGGGAACACGGCCCGGGCGATCAGCGTGCACAGCTTCGCGGAGCTGAGTGCCCGTGGGAACCAGCTCGAGATCCAGGCCTGGGACAGCAGCGGCAGCTCGATCGACCGGGCTGTGCTCGATCGCAGCGGCCAGCTGGTGGGCTGA
- a CDS encoding peroxiredoxin translates to MNRRQLLGSLGLTTLGLLAFPPQALSLGGLWPELDQPAPDFDLAGVVPEAGEAVEAHRSLGEFAGRWLVLYFYPKDFTSGCTLEARGFQRDLAAFHAAGAEVVGVSADDPDSHAAFCGSEKLAYPLLSDPGGTLSSAYGSWIAPFSQRHTFLIDPQGVLRASWRAVRPSGHSQEVLAALQQLQANS, encoded by the coding sequence ATGAACCGTCGTCAGCTGCTTGGCAGCCTCGGCCTCACCACCCTGGGCCTGCTGGCGTTTCCGCCGCAGGCCCTTTCCCTTGGCGGCCTATGGCCGGAGCTGGATCAACCAGCCCCCGACTTTGACCTGGCCGGAGTGGTGCCCGAGGCCGGTGAGGCGGTGGAGGCCCACAGGAGCTTGGGGGAGTTCGCCGGCCGCTGGCTGGTTCTCTACTTCTACCCCAAGGATTTCACCTCCGGTTGCACGCTCGAAGCCCGTGGTTTCCAGCGGGATCTGGCGGCCTTCCATGCCGCAGGCGCTGAGGTGGTGGGCGTCAGCGCCGATGACCCCGACTCCCATGCCGCCTTCTGCGGCAGTGAGAAGCTCGCCTACCCCCTGCTGTCCGACCCTGGCGGAACGCTGAGCTCGGCCTACGGCAGCTGGATCGCCCCCTTCTCCCAGCGCCACACCTTTCTGATTGATCCCCAAGGGGTGCTGCGGGCCAGCTGGCGGGCGGTGCGGCCCAGCGGCCACAGCCAGGAGGTGCTCGCTGCCCTCCAGCAACTGCAGGCCAATAGCTGA
- the rpmB gene encoding 50S ribosomal protein L28, with product MSRVCQLTGKRANNGMAVSHSHVRTKKLQQVNLQERRLWWAEGNRWVKLRVATRTLRTIQKKGLGAYAKELGINLAKI from the coding sequence ATGTCCCGGGTTTGTCAGCTCACCGGCAAGCGCGCCAACAACGGCATGGCTGTCAGCCATTCCCACGTGCGCACCAAGAAACTCCAGCAGGTGAACCTGCAGGAACGCCGCCTCTGGTGGGCCGAGGGCAACCGTTGGGTGAAGCTGCGGGTTGCCACCCGCACCCTGCGCACCATCCAGAAGAAGGGCCTGGGTGCCTACGCCAAGGAGCTGGGCATCAACCTCGCCAAGATCTGA
- the htpG gene encoding molecular chaperone HtpG — translation MAVLQEQGQIQIHTENIFPIIKKAVYSGHEVFLRELVSNGMDAISKRRMAAMAGDCSEGDEGRIAISIDREAKTLTISDNGIGMSADEVKRYINQVAFSSAEEFLEKYKREDDAIIGHFGLGFYSSFMVAARVELVSLSAKPGAEAVRWSCDGSPNFSLDAGERSAAGTDVILHLQEEELEYIEPARIRALITTYCDFMPVEVQLEGETVNKRLAPWRQSPRDLTDNDYIELYRYLYPFQGDPLLWVHLNTDYPYTLQGILFFPKLTGRGDWEKGEIRLYCNQVFVSDSIKEVVPRYLLPLRGVIDSPDIPLNVSRSALQTDRRVRSIGGFVAKKVGDRLKELHRDDPRRYAEIWEGLAPFIKIGALEDDKFAEQVADLVLFGTTAPLQEQPAQPEASGDAEGAPDSTGDAWADQADQPIDPIPDGRGKAYTTLAGYRSRLPEANAQRILYCTDEAGQAGALALWKGQGAEVLLADTVIDAQFIPWLEDRHNELKFQRVDAELDSSIQEQDSELADAEGKEGSEKLRDLFKAALANDKVTIQVQALKGETAPAALILLPEQMRRLNDIGALMEQRLPGLPEHHVLVVNRRHPLVAGLLKLSSGAVLTGSGGSSPSQQLADDLGRHIYELARLAVGGLEPNQLAGFQQRSADLMGRLMERGF, via the coding sequence ATGGCCGTTCTCCAGGAACAGGGTCAGATCCAGATCCACACCGAGAACATCTTCCCGATCATCAAAAAGGCCGTCTATTCGGGCCATGAGGTGTTCCTGCGGGAGCTGGTGAGCAACGGGATGGATGCGATCAGCAAGCGGCGCATGGCCGCCATGGCCGGCGACTGCAGCGAGGGCGATGAGGGCCGCATCGCCATCAGCATCGATCGCGAGGCGAAGACGCTCACCATCAGCGACAACGGCATCGGCATGAGCGCCGATGAGGTGAAGCGTTACATCAACCAGGTAGCTTTCTCCAGCGCCGAGGAGTTCCTCGAGAAGTACAAGCGCGAAGACGACGCGATCATCGGCCACTTCGGCCTGGGCTTCTACTCCAGTTTCATGGTGGCCGCCCGGGTGGAGTTGGTGAGCCTGAGCGCCAAACCAGGCGCCGAGGCCGTGCGCTGGAGCTGCGACGGCTCCCCCAACTTCAGCCTCGATGCGGGCGAGCGCAGCGCAGCGGGCACCGACGTGATCCTGCACCTGCAGGAGGAGGAGCTGGAGTACATCGAGCCGGCCCGGATCCGCGCCTTGATCACCACCTACTGCGACTTCATGCCCGTGGAGGTGCAGCTCGAGGGGGAAACCGTCAACAAGCGCCTGGCTCCGTGGCGCCAGAGCCCCCGCGACCTCACTGACAACGACTACATCGAGCTCTACCGCTACCTCTACCCATTCCAGGGGGACCCACTGCTCTGGGTGCACCTGAACACCGACTACCCCTACACCCTGCAGGGCATCCTGTTTTTCCCCAAACTCACCGGGCGCGGTGACTGGGAGAAGGGCGAGATCCGTCTGTATTGCAATCAGGTGTTCGTCAGCGATTCGATCAAGGAGGTGGTGCCCCGCTACCTGCTCCCCCTGCGCGGCGTGATCGATTCCCCCGACATCCCGCTCAACGTGAGCCGCAGCGCCCTGCAGACCGACCGCCGGGTGCGCTCAATCGGCGGTTTCGTGGCCAAGAAGGTGGGTGACCGGCTCAAGGAGCTGCACCGCGATGATCCCAGGCGCTACGCCGAGATCTGGGAGGGCCTGGCCCCGTTCATCAAGATCGGCGCCCTGGAAGACGACAAATTCGCCGAGCAGGTGGCGGATCTTGTGCTGTTCGGCACCACCGCTCCGCTGCAGGAACAGCCCGCCCAGCCCGAGGCCAGCGGCGACGCCGAAGGCGCCCCAGACAGCACAGGCGATGCCTGGGCCGATCAGGCGGACCAGCCCATCGATCCGATCCCGGACGGCCGCGGCAAGGCCTACACCACCCTGGCCGGCTACCGCAGCCGGCTCCCTGAGGCCAACGCCCAGCGCATCCTTTACTGCACCGATGAGGCGGGCCAGGCCGGTGCCCTGGCGCTCTGGAAGGGCCAGGGGGCCGAGGTGCTCCTGGCGGACACGGTGATTGACGCCCAGTTCATCCCCTGGCTGGAAGACCGCCACAACGAGCTCAAGTTCCAGCGGGTGGACGCCGAGCTCGACAGCAGCATCCAGGAGCAGGACAGCGAGCTGGCCGATGCCGAAGGCAAGGAGGGCTCCGAGAAGCTGCGCGATCTGTTCAAAGCGGCCCTGGCCAACGACAAGGTGACCATCCAGGTGCAGGCCCTCAAGGGCGAGACGGCCCCGGCGGCCCTGATCCTGCTGCCGGAGCAGATGCGCCGCCTCAACGACATCGGCGCCCTGATGGAGCAGCGTCTGCCTGGCCTGCCCGAGCACCACGTGCTGGTGGTCAATCGCCGTCACCCGCTGGTGGCCGGCCTGCTCAAGCTCTCCAGCGGCGCCGTGCTCACGGGCAGCGGCGGCAGCTCCCCCAGCCAGCAGCTGGCCGATGACCTGGGCCGCCACATCTACGAACTGGCCCGCCTGGCGGTGGGGGGCCTGGAGCCCAACCAACTGGCGGGCTTCCAGCAACGCAGCGCCGATCTGATGGGCCGGCTGATGGAACGGGGCTTCTAA
- a CDS encoding indolepyruvate ferredoxin oxidoreductase subunit alpha, producing MAHTILTDVCEGVADCVDACPVACIHPGSGANRKGTGFFWIDFDTCIDCGICLQVCPVEGAIVPEEQPQLQRRG from the coding sequence ATGGCCCACACGATCCTCACCGATGTCTGCGAGGGTGTGGCCGACTGCGTGGACGCCTGCCCGGTGGCCTGCATCCACCCCGGCAGTGGCGCCAACCGCAAGGGGACGGGCTTTTTCTGGATCGATTTCGACACCTGCATCGACTGCGGCATCTGCTTGCAGGTGTGTCCGGTGGAGGGGGCGATCGTGCCCGAGGAACAACCGCAGCTGCAGCGCCGGGGCTGA
- a CDS encoding ATP phosphoribosyltransferase regulatory subunit yields the protein MALQPAAGARDLNPWEVDGNRRLRERLAAVYRLWGYQEVAPPSIERLETFAAGGAIDGREVVRLVSDEPLGLRPEMTASIARAASTRLAGRPRPLRLWASGATFRSFIGDSGSQRVQEQLQSGVELLGVAAAAADAELLRLLLACIEALGLDERHQSRLLLGHHGLLTTLLARVPAEQRTAARKALTGFDPLALAALPLEASDRQALQQLMRLRGEPTAVLYQLEQLLGPSPLLRDLGAVIGSIAPMAERLGVCLQLDPSFQPQFDLYDGLVLQLVCRGTEAPVAIASGGRYDALVSRFGGSPAAGVGFSFQIEDIRELLTGHGPEPSAGGPLLVAYADADLLSAALDRLQQLHSEGTAAELLSEPCPSQAEAERLAASRGARSALWLAA from the coding sequence ATGGCCCTGCAACCTGCCGCCGGAGCCAGGGATCTCAACCCATGGGAGGTGGATGGCAACCGCCGCCTGCGCGAGCGGCTCGCGGCGGTCTACCGCTTGTGGGGGTACCAGGAGGTGGCCCCCCCCAGCATCGAGCGGCTCGAAACCTTCGCGGCGGGCGGCGCCATCGATGGCCGGGAGGTGGTGCGGCTGGTGAGCGACGAGCCCCTGGGGCTGCGTCCGGAGATGACCGCCTCGATCGCCCGTGCCGCCTCCACTCGGCTGGCGGGCCGGCCCCGGCCCCTGCGCCTCTGGGCCAGCGGCGCCACCTTCCGCAGCTTCATCGGCGATTCCGGCAGCCAGCGGGTGCAGGAACAGCTGCAGAGCGGCGTGGAACTGCTGGGGGTTGCCGCCGCCGCCGCCGATGCCGAACTGCTGAGGCTGCTGCTGGCCTGCATCGAAGCCCTGGGCCTTGACGAGCGCCATCAATCCCGGCTGCTGCTGGGCCACCATGGCCTGCTCACGACCCTGCTGGCGCGCGTCCCAGCCGAGCAGCGCACCGCCGCCCGCAAAGCCCTGACCGGCTTCGATCCCCTCGCCCTGGCGGCCCTGCCGCTCGAGGCGAGCGACCGCCAGGCCCTGCAGCAGCTCATGCGCCTGCGGGGGGAGCCCACGGCGGTGCTCTACCAACTGGAGCAACTGCTGGGGCCCAGTCCGCTGCTCAGGGATCTGGGCGCTGTGATCGGCAGCATCGCTCCGATGGCGGAACGGCTCGGGGTGTGCCTGCAGCTCGACCCCAGCTTCCAGCCTCAGTTCGATCTCTATGACGGGCTGGTGCTCCAGCTGGTCTGCCGCGGCACCGAAGCGCCGGTGGCGATCGCCAGCGGTGGCCGCTACGACGCCCTGGTGAGTCGTTTCGGGGGCAGCCCGGCCGCGGGGGTGGGCTTCAGTTTCCAGATCGAGGACATCCGCGAATTGCTGACGGGCCATGGCCCTGAGCCCAGCGCCGGCGGCCCGCTGCTGGTGGCCTACGCCGATGCCGACCTGCTGAGCGCCGCCCTCGACCGGCTGCAGCAGCTTCACAGCGAAGGCACGGCGGCCGAACTGCTGAGCGAACCCTGCCCGAGCCAGGCGGAGGCCGAACGGCTGGCGGCCTCCCGGGGGGCCCGTTCAGCGCTCTGGCTGGCTGCCTAG
- a CDS encoding inositol monophosphatase family protein codes for MRLSDQAAAAAGLTALEIERLAEVARAAAQAGSLALREHLGRLERIREKGRAGDLVTEADEAAETAVLELLSAQTPELGVLAEETGQSALKSDLQWCVDPLDGTTNFAHGFPFFATSVGLTWRGQPLLGALAAPALEQFFWAAPGLGAWCNDNRLAVSGCEELGSSLLATGFAYDRHTRLDNNYAEFCWFTHRSRGVRRAGAAALDLAYVAAGRLDGYWERGLSPWDLAAGVALVEQAGGIVSRYDGSPLELGEGRLIACAPGLHRALVEGLSAIRPLDGASFGAPELDAP; via the coding sequence ATGAGACTTTCAGATCAGGCCGCTGCAGCGGCGGGACTGACGGCACTGGAAATCGAGCGCCTGGCGGAGGTGGCCCGCGCCGCCGCCCAGGCAGGTTCGCTGGCCCTTCGGGAGCACCTCGGCCGGCTGGAGCGCATCCGTGAGAAGGGCCGGGCCGGGGATCTGGTCACCGAAGCCGATGAGGCCGCCGAGACGGCCGTTCTGGAGTTACTGAGCGCCCAGACCCCTGAACTGGGGGTACTCGCGGAAGAAACCGGCCAAAGCGCGTTGAAAAGCGATCTACAGTGGTGCGTTGATCCCCTCGATGGCACCACCAACTTCGCCCACGGCTTCCCCTTTTTCGCCACCTCGGTAGGTCTCACCTGGAGGGGTCAGCCCCTGTTGGGGGCCCTGGCGGCCCCGGCCCTGGAGCAGTTCTTCTGGGCCGCCCCGGGCCTGGGGGCATGGTGCAACGACAACCGCCTGGCGGTGAGCGGTTGCGAAGAACTGGGGTCGTCCCTGCTGGCCACGGGCTTCGCCTACGACCGGCACACACGGCTGGACAACAACTACGCCGAGTTCTGCTGGTTCACCCACCGCAGCCGCGGCGTACGCCGGGCCGGTGCCGCCGCCCTCGATCTGGCCTACGTGGCCGCCGGGCGTCTTGATGGCTACTGGGAGCGCGGCCTCTCCCCCTGGGACCTCGCCGCCGGAGTGGCGCTGGTGGAGCAGGCCGGCGGCATCGTCAGCCGCTACGACGGCAGCCCCCTGGAGCTGGGCGAAGGCCGCCTGATCGCCTGCGCCCCAGGGCTCCATAGAGCCCTGGTGGAGGGGCTTTCCGCCATCAGACCCCTGGACGGGGCCAGCTTCGGCGCCCCGGAACTGGACGCTCCATAG
- a CDS encoding 2Fe-2S iron-sulfur cluster-binding protein yields MFEVQTVRRFPITVHHRQAGRTIVLEVPEGEYILRSFESQGEPLPFSCRNGCCTACAVRVLSGSIDQRESLGISQALRNRGYGLLCVARALGPLEVETTDEDEVYELQFGRHFGRGKVRAGLPLDDE; encoded by the coding sequence ATGTTCGAGGTCCAGACCGTGCGGCGATTCCCGATCACCGTGCATCACCGCCAGGCCGGGCGCACGATTGTGCTGGAGGTGCCGGAAGGGGAGTACATCCTGCGCAGCTTCGAGTCCCAGGGCGAACCGCTGCCCTTCAGCTGCCGTAACGGCTGCTGCACCGCCTGCGCGGTGCGGGTGCTCAGCGGCAGCATCGACCAGCGGGAGTCACTCGGCATCTCCCAGGCGCTGCGCAACAGGGGCTACGGCCTGCTCTGCGTGGCCAGGGCCCTGGGCCCCCTGGAGGTGGAGACCACCGACGAAGACGAGGTCTACGAGCTCCAGTTCGGGCGCCATTTCGGCCGGGGCAAGGTGCGGGCCGGCCTGCCCCTCGACGACGAATGA
- the pstB gene encoding phosphate ABC transporter ATP-binding protein PstB: MTATSLSPQSTANSDICMSLENVSISYGSFEAVRNVFMEIPKGQVTAFIGPSGCGKSTVLRGLNRMNDLIEGCSLKGRVVFEGHDLYAPNVDPVEVRRRIGMVFQRPNPFPKSIYENIAFGARIHGYRGDMDELVERSLRKAAIWDETKDKLKESGYSLSGGQQQRLCIARAISVEPEVILMDEPCSALDPISTLKIEEMMHELKKNYTIVIVTHNMQQAVRVSDQTAFFNAEAVEGGSGKIGYLVEFAETEAIFNSPAQQATLDYVSGRFG, encoded by the coding sequence ATGACCGCCACCTCCCTCAGCCCCCAGTCGACGGCCAATTCGGACATCTGCATGTCCCTGGAGAACGTCTCGATCAGTTACGGCAGCTTCGAGGCCGTGCGCAACGTCTTCATGGAGATCCCCAAGGGCCAGGTGACGGCCTTCATCGGGCCCTCAGGCTGCGGGAAATCGACGGTGCTGCGCGGTCTCAACCGCATGAATGATCTGATCGAGGGTTGCAGCCTCAAGGGCCGAGTGGTGTTCGAGGGCCACGATCTCTATGCCCCCAACGTCGATCCCGTCGAGGTGCGGCGGCGCATCGGCATGGTGTTTCAGCGTCCGAACCCCTTCCCCAAATCGATCTACGAAAACATCGCCTTCGGCGCCCGCATCCATGGCTACCGCGGCGACATGGACGAACTGGTGGAGCGTTCCCTGCGCAAAGCGGCGATCTGGGATGAAACCAAGGACAAGCTCAAAGAGAGTGGCTATTCCCTCTCCGGCGGCCAGCAACAGCGTCTCTGCATCGCCCGGGCGATTTCCGTAGAGCCCGAAGTGATTCTGATGGATGAACCCTGCTCGGCCCTTGATCCGATTTCCACCTTGAAGATCGAGGAGATGATGCACGAGCTCAAGAAGAACTACACGATTGTGATCGTGACCCACAACATGCAGCAGGCCGTGCGTGTGTCGGATCAAACGGCCTTCTTCAACGCCGAAGCGGTGGAAGGCGGCAGCGGCAAGATCGGTTATCTGGTGGAGTTCGCCGAAACGGAAGCGATCTTCAACTCCCCCGCCCAGCAAGCCACCCTGGACTACGTCAGCGGCCGCTTCGGCTGA
- the pstA gene encoding phosphate ABC transporter permease PstA has product MAYASTEKLFDRQSLHKQPELGRNRWNLFFTFLTGLFSLIAVLPLVLVLLYVLIKGGSLISIGLLTQLPPAPGTEGGGIGNAILGTFLVTLVASLIAIPVGVGGGIYLAEYSKGGWFQSFVRFGTNVLAGVPSIICGVFIYGLIVSTRILFGESYSAVAGGIALSVLMLPTVIKTTDEGLKLVPQELRMGAIGVGASKFVTITRITLPTAFTPIATGVVLGIARAAGETAPLIFTALFSPFWAEGLLKPIATMSVLIFNFAIMPYEAQNALAWAASFVLVVLILAANLLARWLSRFASST; this is encoded by the coding sequence ATGGCCTACGCCTCCACCGAAAAGCTGTTCGACCGGCAGTCGCTGCACAAGCAGCCAGAACTCGGGCGCAACCGCTGGAACCTCTTTTTCACCTTTCTCACCGGCCTGTTCTCCCTGATCGCCGTTTTGCCTCTGGTGCTGGTGCTTTTGTACGTGCTGATCAAAGGCGGCTCACTTATCAGCATTGGTCTGCTCACGCAGCTCCCTCCCGCCCCCGGCACCGAGGGCGGCGGCATCGGCAACGCCATCCTCGGCACCTTCCTGGTCACCCTGGTGGCCTCGTTGATCGCCATTCCTGTCGGCGTCGGCGGTGGGATCTACCTGGCGGAGTACTCCAAGGGCGGCTGGTTCCAGAGCTTCGTGCGTTTCGGCACCAACGTGCTGGCTGGCGTGCCCTCGATCATCTGCGGGGTGTTCATCTACGGCCTGATCGTCTCGACCCGAATCCTCTTCGGCGAGAGTTACAGCGCTGTGGCCGGAGGCATTGCTCTCTCGGTACTGATGCTGCCCACGGTGATCAAGACCACCGACGAGGGCCTCAAGCTGGTGCCCCAGGAGCTGCGCATGGGCGCCATCGGCGTGGGTGCTTCCAAGTTCGTCACCATCACCCGGATCACCCTGCCCACTGCCTTCACCCCGATTGCCACCGGTGTGGTGCTGGGCATTGCCAGGGCGGCGGGTGAAACCGCTCCGTTGATCTTCACGGCCCTGTTCTCTCCCTTCTGGGCTGAGGGTCTGCTCAAGCCGATCGCCACCATGTCGGTGCTGATCTTCAACTTCGCGATCATGCCTTACGAGGCCCAGAACGCCCTGGCCTGGGCTGCTTCCTTCGTGCTGGTGGTCCTGATCCTGGCGGCCAATCTGCTTGCCCGCTGGTTGAGCCGCTTCGCCTCCTCAACCTAA